From the Sebastes umbrosus isolate fSebUmb1 chromosome 2, fSebUmb1.pri, whole genome shotgun sequence genome, one window contains:
- the LOC119504148 gene encoding neuron navigator 2-like: MHRGPLDRDRDSRHSSSTSSLASTEGKTSASPVAGGSTQSTASNTISVQLPQTQQHHSHPNTATVAPFMYRSQTDDEETEDTETGSGGRGGDVSSTKTSQLSIEDLSGEDPETRRLRTVKNIADLRQNLEETMSSLRGTQVTHR, translated from the exons ATGCACCGCGGGCCCCTGGACAGAGACAGGGACAGCAGACACTCCAGCTCTACCTCCAGCCTGGCCTCCACAGAGGGAAAGACCAGCGCCTCCCCTGTGGCAGGAGGCTCTACACAGAGCACAGCCAGCAACACCATCAGCGTGCAGCTACCTCAGACTCAACAGCACCACAGCCACCCCAACACAGCCACCGTCGCACCCTTTATGTACAG ATCCCAAACAGACGACGAGGAAACAGAGGACACTGAAACGGGCtcaggaggaagaggtggagacGTTTCCTCCACCAAGACCAGCCAGCTCTCCATCGAGGACCTTTCAG GTGAAGACCCGGAAACGAGGCGGTTGCGTACCGTCAAAAACATAGCAGACCTGCGGCAAAACCTGGAGGAGACCATGTCCAGCCTGAGAGGAACTCAGGTCACACACAGGTAA